TCCCAAATTACGCATTAGACTTTGTCATGAGAGAAAATTATACAAAATATTTACAAAGCACGGAATTTTTTTCACGGAAATGTAGTTTTAGCTACATTGAGTATAAAAAAATGAGTACTGAAGTAAATATAAAGTAGAATTTTTTCGGAATAAATTTCTAATGCGTAATTTGGGATAATAGGAAATTTATAAAATACAGCGTAGCTGTATCACCTTTAAGTTCTGTTTAAATAAAATTGTTGATAAACAGTATTTTATAATAACTCTTAAACCGAATTCAGGTTAATACCTAATAACAAATATCTATAGACAACTAATCATTCAAAGGCAATTCGTCGAGTTTGTCTTCTCCTAGTTTTATGAAATTCATACCTAGTTTAAACTCTCTGTCAAACAGCTTTTTTAGTTGTTCGTAAGCAAAAATATTGTGTTTCCAATCAATGTTATTAACATCAACAATAACAAATTTATTTTCTGGATTTTGTTTAAAATAATCAAAGTACATGCGTTCTATTCTATTCAAATACACTTTAGAAATATTTTGCTCGTAAGGTCTGCCTCGCTTTTTAATATTCTTTAATAAATTATCAGTGTTGCAGTGCAAATAGAAAATAATATCTGGTTGTGGAATTTTTTGATATATTAAATTAAAAAACTGATGATATAATTTATATTCTTGTTTACTTAAATTAACCTTTGCAAACAACAAACATTTTTTTAGCATATAATCAGTAATGGTAAATTGCGAAAAAATATTTGGCAAACTAAACAATTGTGTTAATTGCTGATAGCGTTCTATTAAAAACGACATTTCTAACTGCAAGGCATACTGACTTTGATTTTCGTAGAACTTACTTAAAAAAGGATTGTTGTCAAACGACTCTAAAATGAGTTGTCCGCCATACTCTTCCGACAACAAATGAGCAAGTGTTGTCTTTCCAGCACCAATATTTCCTTCAATCGTAATGTAGTTGTAAAGCATTATTGCTCAAAAATACTCACTTTCAATGTATCTTCACAATTAATCAGTATATCTTTAATCTTAACTTTTAGTATAGGATGTTCATAATCAGCCGCAATTTCATTTAAAGGAATTAAAGTAAATTGTCGCAAATGCATTCTTGGATGTGGAATTTGCAATTGTTTGGTCTGAAATACAATATCATTATATAATAAAATATCTATATCAATAACTCTGTTGGCTAATAAATTTTTGTGTTTTCTTCCTAATTGTTTTTCTATTTTTTTCAATCGATTTAATAATTGAAACGGACTCAAAAAAGTATCTATTACTACAACTTGATTTAAATATTTTGGCTGATGCAATTTTCCCCAAGCTGCTGTTTCATATATTGAAGATGCTTGTTGAATAGTACCACATCGTGCTTGTATCAACTGAATTGCTGCATTCAAATATAATTTTCTATTACCTAAATTGCTACCTAACAATAAAAATGCATGATTAATAATCATAATAATTCAATTATAACAACTATTTTTGTATCTATCACAAA
Above is a genomic segment from Chitinophagales bacterium containing:
- the folK gene encoding 2-amino-4-hydroxy-6-hydroxymethyldihydropteridine diphosphokinase; translated protein: MNHAFLLLGSNLGNRKLYLNAAIQLIQARCGTIQQASSIYETAAWGKLHQPKYLNQVVVIDTFLSPFQLLNRLKKIEKQLGRKHKNLLANRVIDIDILLYNDIVFQTKQLQIPHPRMHLRQFTLIPLNEIAADYEHPILKVKIKDILINCEDTLKVSIFEQ
- a CDS encoding deoxynucleoside kinase, with protein sequence MLYNYITIEGNIGAGKTTLAHLLSEEYGGQLILESFDNNPFLSKFYENQSQYALQLEMSFLIERYQQLTQLFSLPNIFSQFTITDYMLKKCLLFAKVNLSKQEYKLYHQFFNLIYQKIPQPDIIFYLHCNTDNLLKNIKKRGRPYEQNISKVYLNRIERMYFDYFKQNPENKFVIVDVNNIDWKHNIFAYEQLKKLFDREFKLGMNFIKLGEDKLDELPLND